The Ornithinimicrobium faecis region TGAGCACACTGCAGGTCGGTGAGCAGGGGGACGGCTGGCCTGTCCAGCCACGCTGAGCCAACGTCTGGGCGAGATCCTGGGCAACATCGCACGGCTCGTCGTCGACATCCCACCACGTCGCGCGGAGCGTGAGGACACCGCGTGCGCTGGCTTTTCGGTCGCGCCGCCGATCCGATCTGAACCGGCCAGCATGAAACGCCAACCCGTCGACCTCGGCAGAGACCGCAAACTCTTCGTTGAGGAAGTCCGCTCGGCTCCGACCCGAGACAACCTGCATGACGAAGCCCGGCAGCCCGTGCTCACGCACGACTCTGTGGAGGAACCTGTGCTCGGCCAGGCTCTCCACCCCCTCCTCCACATCGCCCAGGATCAGCCGCAGCGGGCGGCGCATGCGGTGGGCACGTCTGGACGCAAGCTCCATGCTGATGCGTTCGGGCGCAGTGAAGCCCTTCTGGCAGGCCTTTGCCGTCACGGCGATGATGTCATCCACCACAGCACCCGGCAGGTCTGCCAGGTCGACGATCGCACGCTGCACCGAGGTCACGTGGTAGCCGTTCACGTGGCGCGCCCTGGGCATATCGCGCAGGCGCACGAGCACTGCACCGTCGACCCGGCGACGGCGGTCATGCGGGACGAAGACCGTCCATCGCGAAGGAACAGACTGCAGACCCCAGGCCCACAGCACGGAGTCATGGCCGAGGACAGCGTCCGGGCCCGCTGCCAGGAGCACCCCGTGGGCAACTGCCTCGTCGCTCACCGGGCCGCTGTGCGTGAGGTAGACACCGCGGTGCAGTCGCTGCCACTGCCCACCCTTGCTGCGCGCACGGACTGTCCCAGGGGTGAGCCCGGCCTCGAGCGCCTGCTGCACACTGATCACACCGTGCTGGCGACTGGCAACTCGCTTCCAACTCACCGCCCCACCGTGGCAGATTCTGACCCGACCGTTGTCGCTTGTCCACAGGGCGCACGCGTCCGGCCGCCCAGTCTCTCGCTGGGCCTCGACGCTGGCATCTCGTGGGTCATTCTCGCGCACCAGAGCAACAGCCAACTTCCCCACCAGCCGCCAAGCTGCCTGGTGCGAAACGGGCCCGTCCTGAGAACCCGCTTGCGCGGTCCATCGGCTCTATGGTTCACTAGTCGAGTAATGAACCAGCGAAGGAGCGTCCATGTTCGAGGGTCGTGAACCGATCTACCACCAGATCGCCGAGGCGATTCGTGGCGAGGTCCTCTCCGGCGCGCTCGAGGAGGAGGACCAGGTCATGTCGACCACCCAGTACGCGACGACCTACCGCATCAACCCGGCCACGGCCGCAAAAGCGTTTGCGCAACTGGTCGATGAGGGGGTTCTCTACAAGAGGCGAGGTGTCGGCATGTTCGTGGCACCGGGGGCCGCCGAGGCCCTGCGGTCACAGCGCCGCCAGGCCTTCTTTGCCGAGCGACTCGACCCGGTCATCCGGGAGGCAGGGCTGCTCGGCCTCAGCACCAGCGACCTGAGCGCCTACCTCGAGTCCCATGCTGCCCCCACGGTCGCCCCCACCACGACCTCCCCCGCCACGGTCGCCCCCACCACGATCTCCCCCGCCCCACAGACCACGAAGGAGCCACGATGACCGGCTACCAGGTCCACACCGAGAGCCTCGGCGTGAGCTATGGCGACAGCCCGGCCCTGACCGGCGTCAGCCTCGACCTTGCCCCCGACCGCATCCACGGTCTGCTGGGCCGCAACGGCGCGGGCAAGACGACGCTGATGTCGGTGCTCGCCTCGCTGCGTCGCGGCACCGGCACCGTGCTGGTCGACGGGCAGGAACCCTTCGAGAACGAGGCGGTGATGGAGAACACCTGCCTCATCCGGGAGAGCGGCGACCTGCTCGTCGACGAGAGGCTCACCACCAACCTCAGCTTCCTCGAGGGGGCCCGTCCCCACTTCGACCGCGCCTATGCCGAGTCACTCATGGAGGCCTTTCGCCTCAAGCCCAGGAAGAAGCCCCAGGCGCTCTCTCGCGGCCAGGCCTCGGCCTTCGGCGCGATCGTGGGCCTGGCCAGCCGGTCACCCCTGACGATGTTCGACGAGGTCCACCTGGGCATGGACGCCCCCTCGCGGCAGCGCTTCTATGACGAGTTGCTGCGCGACTTCGCCGAGCACCCTCGCACCATCGTGCTCTCCAGCCACCTGATCAGCGAGATCGAGCACATGCTGGAGACCGTCACGGTCCTGCACGAGGGCAAACTGCTGCTCTCCAGCGAGGCGGACGACCTGCACACCAACGGCGCAACGCTCACCGGCCCCGCAGAGATCGTCGATCGGCACACCGCCGGTCAGCAGGTGGTCGGCACCCGCGATCTAGGGCCGACCCGACAGGTCACCGTCTTCGGCAACCTGGACGAGGCCGCCCTGGCAGCGGCCGAGCGGGAGGGACTGCAGGTCGGCGCCGTCCCCCTGCAGGACCTGTTCATCCACCTGACCGACACGCAGTCCGACGAGGAGGCCTCATGACCACCGTCACCGAAGCTCCCGCCACAGCCCGGCGCACGCCGCAGTGGCGCAGTGCGCTGACCTACCTGCTCTCTGCCTACGTCTACATGTTGACGCTCTGGTTCTGGGCGATTGCCCTGCCGGTCGTCGCGATCATCATGTTCATCGTCGGCCAGAACGTGGACCAGGTCACCTCCTCAGGTGTCGCCTTCCTGCACCACGGCGCCCTGTGGTTCCCGTTCAGCATCGCGATCATCCTGTCCGTCACCTATCTGCCGATCCACGTGGCCAACGGCATGACCCGCCGGTCCTTCACCCAGGCCGCACTCTGCGTCAGTGTGGTCGTCGGCCTGCTCAACGCCGCGATCGCGACCGGCGCCCTGCTCATCGAGCGGGAGATCTATGACGTGATCGGCTGGGTCCACGGCGGCAACGACGGCTCAGGCATCCCGCTGTTCAACGGCGGGGTCCTGGTCTATGCGATGGGGCTGGCGCTCCTGTTCATCGCCGGCCAGCTCAGCGGCTCCCTCATCGGGATCGCCTACTACCGCCTCGGCGGCATCATCGGCACCGTGGCGCTGCCACTGTGTCTTCTGCCACTGGCCGCCGTCGGCCTCCTCGGCCTCGGCGAGGGTGTCCAGTGGAACCCCTGGAGCTGGACGGCCGACATCGCCCCGTGGGGCACGATCGCCGCCGTCCTCTCCCTCATCGCCGCCGCGGGGGTCTTTCACCTCCTCGTGCGCGACGTCGCCATCGACAGCAAGGACTGACCATGACCAACACACCCACCACCCGTATGCCGAGTGCCACCACCTCCTCCCCCGTCACCGAGACCGTGGTCTCGGTGAGTGGGCTCCGCAAGACCTACGGTGACAAAGTTGCCGTTGACGACGTCTCGTTCGAGGTCGGCCGCGGCGAGATCGTGGGCATCCTGGGGCAGAACGGCGCCGGCAAGACCACCACGGTGGAGGCCCTGGCGGGCCTGCGCACCGCCGACGGCGGGACCGTCTCCGTGCTCGGGCTCGACCCGCAGCACGACCCGGCCCCGGTCCGCGAGCTCCTCGGTGTCCAGCTGCAGGAGTCGCGACTGCCCGCCAAGCAGCGGGTCGTCGAGGCTCTGCGTCTCTACGCGTCGTTCTACACCGACCCCAGGGACCCGGAGGAGCTCATCACCCTCCTGGGCCTGCAGGAGAAGCGGGACACGGCATACGAGAACCTGTCCGGCGGGCAGAAGCAGCGCCTGTCCATCGCCCTGGCGCTCGTCGGCAACCCCCAGGTCGCCATCCTGGACGAGCTGACCACCGGGCTGGACCCGCAGGCCCGCCGGGAGACCTGGGACCTGATCGAGGCCGTCCGCGACAGCGGGGTCACCATCCTGCTCGTCACCCACTTCATGGATGAGGCCGAGCGTCTCTGCGACCGGGTGATCGTCATCGACGGCGGCCGGGTCATCGCCCAGGGCACACCGGGCGAGCTGGCACGCGGCGACCGCACCGGCGTCACCTTCCGGATGCGGCTCCCGCAACCCCTCGATGCGGCCCTGCTGGCCGACATCGAGTCGGTGACCTCGATGCGCGAGGTCGGCCTCGACCTGGAGGTCACCGGCGGACCCACCGTGCTGCCCGACGTCATCATCGCCCTGCACTCCTGCGGCCTGGTGCCCACCGAGGTGCAGACCATCAGCCCGAGCCTCGAGGACGCCTTCGTCGCCCTCGTGGGCCGCCCACCAGAGGAGAACCCATCATGACCACCGCGACCCTCGCACCGGCACGCAGCCACACCGGCACGCGTGGCCTGTCCACCCTGATCGGCGCAGAGCTCAAACTGTTCCTGCGCGATCCCGGCAACGTCTTCTTTGTGGTGGCCTTCCCCACGGTCCTGCTGATCGGCATGGGTTTCGCCATCCCCGGGATGCGCGATCCCATCACTGACCTGCCCGAGCCCTGGCTCGGCATGCGTGCCGTCGACCTGTTTGCCCCGCTCATGCTGTGCGTCGCGGCCGCCACCGCCGGGCTGAGCACCGTGCCGGCCTACCTGGCTAGCTATCGCGAGACCGGCGTGCTGCGCCGCATGTCCACCACCCCGATGCGCCCCCAGGGCGTGCTGATCGCCCAGGCGGTCGTGCAGCTCCTCGGCGTCGCCGCCGGTGGCGCCCTGGCACTTGCCGTCGCGTTCCTGGTCTTTGACACGCCCATGCCACAGAATCCCGCCCTGGCCCTGCTCGTCTTCCTCCTGGCCACCGCCTCGATGTTCGGCATCGGCGTGCTCATCGGCGGTCTGGCCTCCAAGGGCGCCACCGCCTCGGGTTACGGCATGCTCGTCTACTTTCCGATGCTCTTTATGGCCGGTCTGTGGACTCCTGGTCCGTTGATGCCGGACGCGGTGGCCACGATCGCGACCTACACCCCGCTCGGCGCCGCGTCCCAGGCGATGAACGACGCCTGGTTCGGCCTCGGTATGCCGTGGGTCCAGCTGATCGTCATGCTCGCCTGGACCGTGGCCATGTTCGGCCTCGCCGCGCGCACCTTCAAGTGGGAGGTCTGAGCGCCACCAGCACCACCAGCACCACCAGCACCCGAAGACGAGAGCCTTACCGTGCACCCGGACAGGCAACGTCGCCCGCTGCGACTCGACACACCGCGCTGACCTGCGGTGATGTCGACGCCCGCGCGACGTTGCCTGTCTCAATGCACAGTCAGGGGCCCGGCGAGGAGGCCAGAGTCGCACTGGCGCCGTGGCCGGTGCGCTCGGTCGGCACTGGGAGCCGGTCGTCGTGCGCTCGGTCGGCAGGGGGCGGCGCCGTGGGGGCGCGACTACAGCAGGCCGCGGTCGCGGGCCAGGGCCGCGGCCTCGGTGCGGCCCGAGGCGCCCAGCTTGGCCAGGATGTTGGAGACATGGACGCTGACGGTCTTGGTGCTGATGAACAACTGCTTGGCGACCTGGCCGTTGGAGCGCCCCTGGGCCACGAGGGTGAGCACCTCGCGCTCACGCGGCGTGAGCTCCGGCGCCCTCTGGAGAGCCCCGTCTGCCCCCGGTGCCGCCCCACCCGCGGGAGCAGCGGCGCCCGGCTCCAGCAGGGAGAGCTCGGCGAGCAGGGGCAGGGCCCCCAGCCGGGTCGCCGTCTCGCGAGCGCTCGCTGCCTGCTCCCGGGCAGCAGACGTCTCCCCCTGAGCGCGCAGCACCGCCGCCAGCCGGGCGCGGGAGCGAGCCGTCTCGAACGGGTGCCCGAGCGTCTCGAAGGCCTCGACCGATTGCTCCCAGGCGGCCCTCAGCTCGTCCTCTCCCACGGGCTCGACGCCGGTGAGCCAGCGCAGCCGCAGCAGCTCTGCCCTCAGGCGCAGGTGCCAGGCACGCCCCTCCGGCCCCATTGTGCGGCTCCCCTGCTCGCGCGCCTCGATGTTCTGGCGTGCTGCGTCCGTGATCGCCGTGACCCGCTCGAGCAGACCGGCCCGGTCGGACTGTGCCACGGAGGCGATGTTGTTGCCCATCTGACCCAGCAACAGGCCGGCCAGTCGGACCTGAGCCGCAAACCAGGACACCGACCACAGTTTCGAGACCGTGGTGACGACCTCCTGATAGGTCTGCTCCGCTCGCTCCAGCCTGCCCTCGTCGCCATAGACGTCGATGGCGGCCGCTCCCGCGGTGATGGCATGCCACCCGTCCTCGGCCCACGCCCCGCGCGACCGGTCCGCGAGACTCGTCGCGGCGGGGTCACCCCGCCCCGCGGCCACCACCAACCGCAGCGACTCCAACAGCGCCCCGGCAGCGGGCGGGGCGTGCTCCCCGGTGCTGTCCGCAACGTGCTCCGCCGCAACCCAGTCACCGGCCATGTAGGCCGTGATGCCGCTGAGCATCCGCGCGTCGAAGCCATAGGGCCCCCACGTCCGGCCGCTCGTGCGGGCCAGATCAGCGGCGTCGCTGTAGGCCCGCCGGGCCTGCGCGAGGTCCCCGACCTCGAGCAGGGCACCACCGAGTTGGTGGAGCCCGCGCACGACCGCTGACGGCTCTCCCCGCTCCCTGGCTCGAGCGACGACATCCCCGAGGGCCTCGGCGGACGCCTGGGGGTCGCCGAGGAACTCCTGCAACCGCGCGAGCGTGGTGGAGGCGTCGACGGCGGTCCCAGCCAGGTCCAGCTCGTCGGCGAGGTCCAGCGCAGCCTGTGCCACCCGGACCGCGTCCTCGAAACGGTCGACGGAGATATAGGCCCGTGCGTGGACCGCCAGGGCAGTGGCGCGCAGTCGCCGCGACGACGACGAGATCACGTCCAGGGCCTCCGTCGTGGCCTCCAGCGGCAGTCCCGCCTTCTGGTCGCTGAGCAGCGCCGCCCGGGCCATCCCCAGCAGCAACCGCGCCCGGTCGTCCCCCGCAGGTGGCGCAGCCGGGCCGTCCAGGGCGCCGCGGTGCAGCGCGTAGGAGCGCGGCGCATGCCCGGCGTCCACGAGGGCCTCGCCCGCCCGCACCGTGAGCCGGACCCGATCGATGTCGGCCTGCTCGGCCACCGTGGGGTCCTCCAGCAGCTGCAGCGCCAGCTGATAGTGCTCGGCCGCCTCGTCGGGGCCACCCACCTTCATCGCGTCGTCACCCGCCTCGACGCTCGCCGTGACAGCAGTCACCAGGTCGTGCGCAGCACGGGCGTGACGCGCCAACTCAGCAGAGACGCCGAGCGCCCGACCGCCCGAGATCGCTCGCACGTAGGCGCGGTGGAGCCGTGTGCGCTCCCCAGGGAGCAGATCGTCATAGACGGCCTCGGCCTGCAGCGCGTGCCGGAAGGCGTAGGACGTGCCATCGGGCACCAGCACATTGGCCTCCACCGCCGCTCGCACGGCAGTGTCGAGCTCTGCCTCAGACAGATCCATGACCGCAGCCAGCAGGTCGTGACCTACCCGGCGTCCGGCCGCAGCAGCGGCGCGCACCATCCTCTGGGCCGGCTCGTCCAACCGATCGAGCCGGAGCAGCAACAGGTCGGCCAGGTCCGCGGGCAGCGCGTCCCTGCCAGTCTCGCTGGCCTCCAGGAGCTCCTCGGCGAAGAAGGCGTTGCCCTCGGCGCGACGGACGATCTCCTGCACCCGATCCTCGGCGAGATCGCCGCCGTCGCTGCGGGCATCATGGACGGTGTGCACCAGACGGCGCACGTCGGTGTCCGCGAGCGCCTCGAGAGCCAGCCGCTCCACACCGGGGATGCGGCCCCACTCATTCACCGCATGGCGCAGCGGGTGGCGCCGGTGCAGGTCGTCGCTGCGATAGGACACCAGCAGGCTCACCGACCCAGCAAAGCCGCGCCCGAACAGGAACGAGATCACGTCCCGGGTGGAGCGGTCGGCCCAGTGCGCGTCCTCGAGGACGACCAGCAGCGGTCCCAGCTGGCCGAGGTCCTCCAGCGCGCCGTGCACCGCCTCGAACAGTTCACCGCGGGCCATCGCGTCATCCTCCGCCGCGCCACCTCCGCCCCACGCCCCAGGGCTCCCCTGGCCGACGC contains the following coding sequences:
- a CDS encoding type IV toxin-antitoxin system AbiEi family antitoxin domain-containing protein, with the translated sequence MSWKRVASRQHGVISVQQALEAGLTPGTVRARSKGGQWQRLHRGVYLTHSGPVSDEAVAHGVLLAAGPDAVLGHDSVLWAWGLQSVPSRWTVFVPHDRRRRVDGAVLVRLRDMPRARHVNGYHVTSVQRAIVDLADLPGAVVDDIIAVTAKACQKGFTAPERISMELASRRAHRMRRPLRLILGDVEEGVESLAEHRFLHRVVREHGLPGFVMQVVSGRSRADFLNEEFAVSAEVDGLAFHAGRFRSDRRRDRKASARGVLTLRATWWDVDDEPCDVAQDLAQTLAQRGWTGQPSPCSPTCSVLSMPGDQG
- a CDS encoding GntR family transcriptional regulator — translated: MFEGREPIYHQIAEAIRGEVLSGALEEEDQVMSTTQYATTYRINPATAAKAFAQLVDEGVLYKRRGVGMFVAPGAAEALRSQRRQAFFAERLDPVIREAGLLGLSTSDLSAYLESHAAPTVAPTTTSPATVAPTTISPAPQTTKEPR
- a CDS encoding ATP-binding cassette domain-containing protein; this encodes MTGYQVHTESLGVSYGDSPALTGVSLDLAPDRIHGLLGRNGAGKTTLMSVLASLRRGTGTVLVDGQEPFENEAVMENTCLIRESGDLLVDERLTTNLSFLEGARPHFDRAYAESLMEAFRLKPRKKPQALSRGQASAFGAIVGLASRSPLTMFDEVHLGMDAPSRQRFYDELLRDFAEHPRTIVLSSHLISEIEHMLETVTVLHEGKLLLSSEADDLHTNGATLTGPAEIVDRHTAGQQVVGTRDLGPTRQVTVFGNLDEAALAAAEREGLQVGAVPLQDLFIHLTDTQSDEEAS
- a CDS encoding ABC transporter ATP-binding protein, producing MTNTPTTRMPSATTSSPVTETVVSVSGLRKTYGDKVAVDDVSFEVGRGEIVGILGQNGAGKTTTVEALAGLRTADGGTVSVLGLDPQHDPAPVRELLGVQLQESRLPAKQRVVEALRLYASFYTDPRDPEELITLLGLQEKRDTAYENLSGGQKQRLSIALALVGNPQVAILDELTTGLDPQARRETWDLIEAVRDSGVTILLVTHFMDEAERLCDRVIVIDGGRVIAQGTPGELARGDRTGVTFRMRLPQPLDAALLADIESVTSMREVGLDLEVTGGPTVLPDVIIALHSCGLVPTEVQTISPSLEDAFVALVGRPPEENPS
- a CDS encoding ABC transporter permease, giving the protein MTTATLAPARSHTGTRGLSTLIGAELKLFLRDPGNVFFVVAFPTVLLIGMGFAIPGMRDPITDLPEPWLGMRAVDLFAPLMLCVAAATAGLSTVPAYLASYRETGVLRRMSTTPMRPQGVLIAQAVVQLLGVAAGGALALAVAFLVFDTPMPQNPALALLVFLLATASMFGIGVLIGGLASKGATASGYGMLVYFPMLFMAGLWTPGPLMPDAVATIATYTPLGAASQAMNDAWFGLGMPWVQLIVMLAWTVAMFGLAARTFKWEV
- a CDS encoding helix-turn-helix transcriptional regulator, whose product is MATPQTRTPLVGRAREIAHLTAAAGIGSDPVSAAVVLGGDAGVGKTRVLTEVSERATAAGWTVLVGHCLDFGDSGLPYLPFTEIFGRLAATAPERASALADSRPAITALQPGRRLRSGSMPTVPGDPSPAGGVGQGSPGAWGGGGAAEDDAMARGELFEAVHGALEDLGQLGPLLVVLEDAHWADRSTRDVISFLFGRGFAGSVSLLVSYRSDDLHRRHPLRHAVNEWGRIPGVERLALEALADTDVRRLVHTVHDARSDGGDLAEDRVQEIVRRAEGNAFFAEELLEASETGRDALPADLADLLLLRLDRLDEPAQRMVRAAAAAGRRVGHDLLAAVMDLSEAELDTAVRAAVEANVLVPDGTSYAFRHALQAEAVYDDLLPGERTRLHRAYVRAISGGRALGVSAELARHARAAHDLVTAVTASVEAGDDAMKVGGPDEAAEHYQLALQLLEDPTVAEQADIDRVRLTVRAGEALVDAGHAPRSYALHRGALDGPAAPPAGDDRARLLLGMARAALLSDQKAGLPLEATTEALDVISSSSRRLRATALAVHARAYISVDRFEDAVRVAQAALDLADELDLAGTAVDASTTLARLQEFLGDPQASAEALGDVVARARERGEPSAVVRGLHQLGGALLEVGDLAQARRAYSDAADLARTSGRTWGPYGFDARMLSGITAYMAGDWVAAEHVADSTGEHAPPAAGALLESLRLVVAAGRGDPAATSLADRSRGAWAEDGWHAITAGAAAIDVYGDEGRLERAEQTYQEVVTTVSKLWSVSWFAAQVRLAGLLLGQMGNNIASVAQSDRAGLLERVTAITDAARQNIEAREQGSRTMGPEGRAWHLRLRAELLRLRWLTGVEPVGEDELRAAWEQSVEAFETLGHPFETARSRARLAAVLRAQGETSAAREQAASARETATRLGALPLLAELSLLEPGAAAPAGGAAPGADGALQRAPELTPREREVLTLVAQGRSNGQVAKQLFISTKTVSVHVSNILAKLGASGRTEAAALARDRGLL